A window from Citrus sinensis cultivar Valencia sweet orange chromosome 5, DVS_A1.0, whole genome shotgun sequence encodes these proteins:
- the LOC102628512 gene encoding carboxypeptidase SOL1 isoform X1, which yields MKLIFSLLVLYLNFSSVLTRGAERSLFSTSFSDFSGSTRHLFEGNPSETSFDKAKSYMTNAELEKAVKEFGRRCSNISRIYSIGKSVSGFPLWVIEISDKPGVEEPEPAFKFIGNVHGDEPVGRELLILLANWICDNHVKDSLARLIVENMHLHILPSMNPDGYALKRRGNANNIDLNRDFPDQFFPMNNDEEACQPETRAIMSWVRQIHFTASASLHGGALVANYPWDGTQDKRRYYYGCPDDEAFQFLASVYSRSHYNMSLSTEFQGGIINGASWYPIYGGMQDWNYIYGGCFELTLEISDDKWPSAEELPTIWEYNKMSMLNLVASLVKTGVRGRIFSSDSGRPLPGSITIKGINYTVNAGRAFADYYRLLTPGKRYEVMASMPGYKPKSTSIWLEETATADFILDPDSALEDNTPRSICDCSCDSKAKLVLLEFLLGFHVEVCFVLIVIGALLCFLLKRRQKFTLGKHKQSPKRSVVV from the exons atgaagCTTATTTTCTCACTTCTCGTTCTTTATCTCAATTTCTCTTCTGTTCTCACGAGAGGAGCCGAGCGTAGTTTATTCTCCACTTCGTTTTCA GATTTTTCAGGTTCTACGAGACATTTATTTGAAGGCAATCCCTCAGAAACTAG CTTTGATAAGGCTAAAAGCTATATGACTAATGCTGAATTAGAGAAAGCTGTGAAGGAGTTCGGGCGAAGATGCAGTAACATTTCGAGGATTTACag CATTGGAAAGAGTGTCAGTGGATTTCCGTTG TGGGTGATTGAGATTTCGGACAAGCCTGGGGTGGAAGAGCCAGAACCTGCATTCAAG TTCATTGGAAATGTACATGGGGATGAACCTGTTGGTCGTGAGCTTCTGATACTTCTCGCAAACTGGATATGTGATAACCATGTGAAGGATTCTTTG GCTAGGTTGATCGTGGAAAACATGCACCTTCATATACTTCCGTCAATGAATCCTGATGGGTATGCACTCAAGAGACGTGGTAATGCAAACAATATTGATCTAAATCGTGATTTTCCAGACCAG TTCTTTCCTATGAATAATGATGAGGAGGCATGTCAACCTGAAACAAGAGCAATTATGAGTTGGGTGCGACAAATACATTTCACAGCATCAGCCAGTTTGCATGGG GGTGCACTCGTTGCTAATTATCCATGGGATGGCACTCAAGATAAAAG GAGATATTATTATGGTTGTCCTGATGATGAAGCATTCCAGTTCCTGGCTAGTGTTTATAGTCGCTCACACTATAACATGTCTTTGAGCACGGAATTTCAAGGAGGGATTATCAATGGAGCTTCTTG GTATCCAATATATGGTGGCATGCAGGATtggaattatatatatggtgGCTGCTTTGAGTTGACATTGGAGATTAGTGATGACAAATGGCCTAGTGCTGAAGAG CTTCCTACAATCTGGGAATACAACAAAATGAGCATGCTTAATCTTGTTGCAAGCCTTGTGAAG ACTGGCGTTCGTGGGAGGATCTTTTCATCAGACAGCGGAAGGCCATTGCCTGGCTCAATCACTATCAAGGGAATAAATTATACG GTTAATGCTGGTAGAGCATTTGCTGATTACTACAGACTGCTCACACCTGGCAAGAGATATGAAG TTATGGCCAGTATGCCCGGGTACAAACCGAAGTCCACGTCTATCTGGTTGGAAGAAACAGCTACGGCAGATTTTATTCTTGACCCAGATAGCGCACTCGAGGATAACACACCACGAAGCATTTGTGACTGCAGCTGTGACAGTAAGGCGAAACTTGTCCTGCTGGAGTTTCTTTTGGGGTTCCACGTGgaagtttgttttgttttgattgttattGGAGCATTACTTTGCTTTTTATTAAAGAGGAGACAGAAATTCACACTTGGAAAACACAAACAGTCACCAAAAAGGTCAGTTGTGGTATAG
- the LOC102628512 gene encoding carboxypeptidase SOL1 isoform X4: MKLIFSLLVLYLNFSSVLTRGAERSLFSTSFSGSTRHLFEGNPSETSFDKAKSYMTNAELEKAVKEFGRRCSNISRIYSIGKSVSGFPLWVIEISDKPGVEEPEPAFKFIGNVHGDEPVGRELLILLANWICDNHVKDSLARLIVENMHLHILPSMNPDGYALKRRGNANNIDLNRDFPDQFFPMNNDEEACQPETRAIMSWVRQIHFTASASLHGGALVANYPWDGTQDKRRYYYGCPDDEAFQFLASVYSRSHYNMSLSTEFQGGIINGASWYPIYGGMQDWNYIYGGCFELTLEISDDKWPSAEELPTIWEYNKMSMLNLVASLVKTGVRGRIFSSDSGRPLPGSITIKGINYTVNAGRAFADYYRLLTPGKRYEVMASMPGYKPKSTSIWLEETATADFILDPDSALEDNTPRSICDCSCDSKAKLVLLEFLLGFHVEVCFVLIVIGALLCFLLKRRQKFTLGKHKQSPKRSVVV; the protein is encoded by the exons atgaagCTTATTTTCTCACTTCTCGTTCTTTATCTCAATTTCTCTTCTGTTCTCACGAGAGGAGCCGAGCGTAGTTTATTCTCCACTTCGTTTTCAG GTTCTACGAGACATTTATTTGAAGGCAATCCCTCAGAAACTAG CTTTGATAAGGCTAAAAGCTATATGACTAATGCTGAATTAGAGAAAGCTGTGAAGGAGTTCGGGCGAAGATGCAGTAACATTTCGAGGATTTACag CATTGGAAAGAGTGTCAGTGGATTTCCGTTG TGGGTGATTGAGATTTCGGACAAGCCTGGGGTGGAAGAGCCAGAACCTGCATTCAAG TTCATTGGAAATGTACATGGGGATGAACCTGTTGGTCGTGAGCTTCTGATACTTCTCGCAAACTGGATATGTGATAACCATGTGAAGGATTCTTTG GCTAGGTTGATCGTGGAAAACATGCACCTTCATATACTTCCGTCAATGAATCCTGATGGGTATGCACTCAAGAGACGTGGTAATGCAAACAATATTGATCTAAATCGTGATTTTCCAGACCAG TTCTTTCCTATGAATAATGATGAGGAGGCATGTCAACCTGAAACAAGAGCAATTATGAGTTGGGTGCGACAAATACATTTCACAGCATCAGCCAGTTTGCATGGG GGTGCACTCGTTGCTAATTATCCATGGGATGGCACTCAAGATAAAAG GAGATATTATTATGGTTGTCCTGATGATGAAGCATTCCAGTTCCTGGCTAGTGTTTATAGTCGCTCACACTATAACATGTCTTTGAGCACGGAATTTCAAGGAGGGATTATCAATGGAGCTTCTTG GTATCCAATATATGGTGGCATGCAGGATtggaattatatatatggtgGCTGCTTTGAGTTGACATTGGAGATTAGTGATGACAAATGGCCTAGTGCTGAAGAG CTTCCTACAATCTGGGAATACAACAAAATGAGCATGCTTAATCTTGTTGCAAGCCTTGTGAAG ACTGGCGTTCGTGGGAGGATCTTTTCATCAGACAGCGGAAGGCCATTGCCTGGCTCAATCACTATCAAGGGAATAAATTATACG GTTAATGCTGGTAGAGCATTTGCTGATTACTACAGACTGCTCACACCTGGCAAGAGATATGAAG TTATGGCCAGTATGCCCGGGTACAAACCGAAGTCCACGTCTATCTGGTTGGAAGAAACAGCTACGGCAGATTTTATTCTTGACCCAGATAGCGCACTCGAGGATAACACACCACGAAGCATTTGTGACTGCAGCTGTGACAGTAAGGCGAAACTTGTCCTGCTGGAGTTTCTTTTGGGGTTCCACGTGgaagtttgttttgttttgattgttattGGAGCATTACTTTGCTTTTTATTAAAGAGGAGACAGAAATTCACACTTGGAAAACACAAACAGTCACCAAAAAGGTCAGTTGTGGTATAG
- the LOC102628512 gene encoding carboxypeptidase SOL1 isoform X2, producing the protein MKLIFSLLFFFFNLNFSSVLARGPERSLLSTSFSGSTRHLFEGNPSETSFDKAKSYMTNAELEKAVKEFGRRCSNISRIYSIGKSVSGFPLWVIEISDKPGVEEPEPAFKFIGNVHGDEPVGRELLILLANWICDNHVKDSLARLIVENMHLHILPSMNPDGYALKRRGNANNIDLNRDFPDQFFPMNNDEEACQPETRAIMSWVRQIHFTASASLHGGALVANYPWDGTQDKRRYYYGCPDDEAFQFLASVYSRSHYNMSLSTEFQGGIINGASWYPIYGGMQDWNYIYGGCFELTLEISDDKWPSAEELPTIWEYNKMSMLNLVASLVKTGVRGRIFSSDSGRPLPGSITIKGINYTVNAGRAFADYYRLLTPGKRYEVMASMPGYKPKSTSIWLEETATADFILDPDSALEDNTPRSICDCSCDSKAKLVLLEFLLGFHVEVCFVLIVIGALLCFLLKRRQKFTLGKHKQSPKRSVVV; encoded by the exons GTTCTACGAGACATTTATTTGAAGGCAATCCCTCAGAAACTAG CTTTGATAAGGCTAAAAGCTATATGACTAATGCTGAATTAGAGAAAGCTGTGAAGGAGTTCGGGCGAAGATGCAGTAACATTTCGAGGATTTACag CATTGGAAAGAGTGTCAGTGGATTTCCGTTG TGGGTGATTGAGATTTCGGACAAGCCTGGGGTGGAAGAGCCAGAACCTGCATTCAAG TTCATTGGAAATGTACATGGGGATGAACCTGTTGGTCGTGAGCTTCTGATACTTCTCGCAAACTGGATATGTGATAACCATGTGAAGGATTCTTTG GCTAGGTTGATCGTGGAAAACATGCACCTTCATATACTTCCGTCAATGAATCCTGATGGGTATGCACTCAAGAGACGTGGTAATGCAAACAATATTGATCTAAATCGTGATTTTCCAGACCAG TTCTTTCCTATGAATAATGATGAGGAGGCATGTCAACCTGAAACAAGAGCAATTATGAGTTGGGTGCGACAAATACATTTCACAGCATCAGCCAGTTTGCATGGG GGTGCACTCGTTGCTAATTATCCATGGGATGGCACTCAAGATAAAAG GAGATATTATTATGGTTGTCCTGATGATGAAGCATTCCAGTTCCTGGCTAGTGTTTATAGTCGCTCACACTATAACATGTCTTTGAGCACGGAATTTCAAGGAGGGATTATCAATGGAGCTTCTTG GTATCCAATATATGGTGGCATGCAGGATtggaattatatatatggtgGCTGCTTTGAGTTGACATTGGAGATTAGTGATGACAAATGGCCTAGTGCTGAAGAG CTTCCTACAATCTGGGAATACAACAAAATGAGCATGCTTAATCTTGTTGCAAGCCTTGTGAAG ACTGGCGTTCGTGGGAGGATCTTTTCATCAGACAGCGGAAGGCCATTGCCTGGCTCAATCACTATCAAGGGAATAAATTATACG GTTAATGCTGGTAGAGCATTTGCTGATTACTACAGACTGCTCACACCTGGCAAGAGATATGAAG TTATGGCCAGTATGCCCGGGTACAAACCGAAGTCCACGTCTATCTGGTTGGAAGAAACAGCTACGGCAGATTTTATTCTTGACCCAGATAGCGCACTCGAGGATAACACACCACGAAGCATTTGTGACTGCAGCTGTGACAGTAAGGCGAAACTTGTCCTGCTGGAGTTTCTTTTGGGGTTCCACGTGgaagtttgttttgttttgattgttattGGAGCATTACTTTGCTTTTTATTAAAGAGGAGACAGAAATTCACACTTGGAAAACACAAACAGTCACCAAAAAGGTCAGTTGTGGTATAG
- the LOC102628512 gene encoding carboxypeptidase SOL1 isoform X5, whose product MKLIFSLLVLYLNFSSVLTRGADRSLFSTSFSGSTRHLFEGNPSETSFDKAKSYMTNAELEKAVKEFGRRCSNISRIYSIGKSVSGFPLWVIEISDKPGVEEPEPAFKFIGNVHGDEPVGRELLILLANWICDNHVKDSLARLIVENMHLHILPSMNPDGYALKRRGNANNIDLNRDFPDQFFPMNNDEEACQPETRAIMSWVRQIHFTASASLHGGALVANYPWDGTQDKRRYYYGCPDDEAFQFLASVYSRSHYNMSLSTEFQGGIINGASWYPIYGGMQDWNYIYGGCFELTLEISDDKWPSAEELPTIWEYNKMSMLNLVASLVKTGVRGRIFSSDSGRPLPGSITIKGINYTVNAGRAFADYYRLLTPGKRYEVMASMPGYKPKSTSIWLEETATADFILDPDSALEDNTPRSICDCSCDSKAKLVLLEFLLGFHVEVCFVLIVIGALLCFLLKRRQKFTLGKHKQSPKRSVVV is encoded by the exons GTTCTACGAGACATTTATTTGAAGGCAATCCCTCAGAAACTAG CTTTGATAAGGCTAAAAGCTATATGACTAATGCTGAATTAGAGAAAGCTGTGAAGGAGTTCGGGCGAAGATGCAGTAACATTTCGAGGATTTACag CATTGGAAAGAGTGTCAGTGGATTTCCGTTG TGGGTGATTGAGATTTCGGACAAGCCTGGGGTGGAAGAGCCAGAACCTGCATTCAAG TTCATTGGAAATGTACATGGGGATGAACCTGTTGGTCGTGAGCTTCTGATACTTCTCGCAAACTGGATATGTGATAACCATGTGAAGGATTCTTTG GCTAGGTTGATCGTGGAAAACATGCACCTTCATATACTTCCGTCAATGAATCCTGATGGGTATGCACTCAAGAGACGTGGTAATGCAAACAATATTGATCTAAATCGTGATTTTCCAGACCAG TTCTTTCCTATGAATAATGATGAGGAGGCATGTCAACCTGAAACAAGAGCAATTATGAGTTGGGTGCGACAAATACATTTCACAGCATCAGCCAGTTTGCATGGG GGTGCACTCGTTGCTAATTATCCATGGGATGGCACTCAAGATAAAAG GAGATATTATTATGGTTGTCCTGATGATGAAGCATTCCAGTTCCTGGCTAGTGTTTATAGTCGCTCACACTATAACATGTCTTTGAGCACGGAATTTCAAGGAGGGATTATCAATGGAGCTTCTTG GTATCCAATATATGGTGGCATGCAGGATtggaattatatatatggtgGCTGCTTTGAGTTGACATTGGAGATTAGTGATGACAAATGGCCTAGTGCTGAAGAG CTTCCTACAATCTGGGAATACAACAAAATGAGCATGCTTAATCTTGTTGCAAGCCTTGTGAAG ACTGGCGTTCGTGGGAGGATCTTTTCATCAGACAGCGGAAGGCCATTGCCTGGCTCAATCACTATCAAGGGAATAAATTATACG GTTAATGCTGGTAGAGCATTTGCTGATTACTACAGACTGCTCACACCTGGCAAGAGATATGAAG TTATGGCCAGTATGCCCGGGTACAAACCGAAGTCCACGTCTATCTGGTTGGAAGAAACAGCTACGGCAGATTTTATTCTTGACCCAGATAGCGCACTCGAGGATAACACACCACGAAGCATTTGTGACTGCAGCTGTGACAGTAAGGCGAAACTTGTCCTGCTGGAGTTTCTTTTGGGGTTCCACGTGgaagtttgttttgttttgattgttattGGAGCATTACTTTGCTTTTTATTAAAGAGGAGACAGAAATTCACACTTGGAAAACACAAACAGTCACCAAAAAGGTCAGTTGTGGTATAG
- the LOC102628512 gene encoding carboxypeptidase SOL1 isoform X9 — MFSIGKSVSGFPLWVIEISDKPGVEEPEPAFKFIGNVHGDEPVGRELLILLANWICDNHVKDSLARLIVENMHLHILPSMNPDGYALKRRGNANNIDLNRDFPDQFFPMNNDEEACQPETRAIMSWVRQIHFTASASLHGGALVANYPWDGTQDKRRYYYGCPDDEAFQFLASVYSRSHYNMSLSTEFQGGIINGASWYPIYGGMQDWNYIYGGCFELTLEISDDKWPSAEELPTIWEYNKMSMLNLVASLVKTGVRGRIFSSDSGRPLPGSITIKGINYTVNAGRAFADYYRLLTPGKRYEVMASMPGYKPKSTSIWLEETATADFILDPDSALEDNTPRSICDCSCDSKAKLVLLEFLLGFHVEVCFVLIVIGALLCFLLKRRQKFTLGKHKQSPKRSVVV; from the exons ATGTTTAGCATTGGAAAGAGTGTCAGTGGATTTCCGTTG TGGGTGATTGAGATTTCGGACAAGCCTGGGGTGGAAGAGCCAGAACCTGCATTCAAG TTCATTGGAAATGTACATGGGGATGAACCTGTTGGTCGTGAGCTTCTGATACTTCTCGCAAACTGGATATGTGATAACCATGTGAAGGATTCTTTG GCTAGGTTGATCGTGGAAAACATGCACCTTCATATACTTCCGTCAATGAATCCTGATGGGTATGCACTCAAGAGACGTGGTAATGCAAACAATATTGATCTAAATCGTGATTTTCCAGACCAG TTCTTTCCTATGAATAATGATGAGGAGGCATGTCAACCTGAAACAAGAGCAATTATGAGTTGGGTGCGACAAATACATTTCACAGCATCAGCCAGTTTGCATGGG GGTGCACTCGTTGCTAATTATCCATGGGATGGCACTCAAGATAAAAG GAGATATTATTATGGTTGTCCTGATGATGAAGCATTCCAGTTCCTGGCTAGTGTTTATAGTCGCTCACACTATAACATGTCTTTGAGCACGGAATTTCAAGGAGGGATTATCAATGGAGCTTCTTG GTATCCAATATATGGTGGCATGCAGGATtggaattatatatatggtgGCTGCTTTGAGTTGACATTGGAGATTAGTGATGACAAATGGCCTAGTGCTGAAGAG CTTCCTACAATCTGGGAATACAACAAAATGAGCATGCTTAATCTTGTTGCAAGCCTTGTGAAG ACTGGCGTTCGTGGGAGGATCTTTTCATCAGACAGCGGAAGGCCATTGCCTGGCTCAATCACTATCAAGGGAATAAATTATACG GTTAATGCTGGTAGAGCATTTGCTGATTACTACAGACTGCTCACACCTGGCAAGAGATATGAAG TTATGGCCAGTATGCCCGGGTACAAACCGAAGTCCACGTCTATCTGGTTGGAAGAAACAGCTACGGCAGATTTTATTCTTGACCCAGATAGCGCACTCGAGGATAACACACCACGAAGCATTTGTGACTGCAGCTGTGACAGTAAGGCGAAACTTGTCCTGCTGGAGTTTCTTTTGGGGTTCCACGTGgaagtttgttttgttttgattgttattGGAGCATTACTTTGCTTTTTATTAAAGAGGAGACAGAAATTCACACTTGGAAAACACAAACAGTCACCAAAAAGGTCAGTTGTGGTATAG
- the LOC102628512 gene encoding carboxypeptidase SOL1 isoform X10 gives MFSIGKSVSGFPLWVIEILDKPGVEEPEPPFKFIGNVHGDEPVGRELLILLANWICDNHVKDSLARLIVENMHLHILPSMNPDGYALKRRGNANNIDLNRDFPDQFFPMNNDEEACQPETRAIMSWVRQIHFTASASLHGGALVANYPWDGTQDKRRYYYGCPDDEAFQFLASVYSRSHYNMSLSTEFQGGIINGASWYPIYGGMQDWNYIYGGCFELTLEISDDKWPSAEELPTIWEYNKMSMLNLVASLVKTGVRGRIFSSDSGRPLPGSITIKGINYTVNAGRAFADYYRLLTPGKRYEVMASMPGYKPKSTSIWLEETATADFILDPDSALEDNTPRSICDCSCDSKAKLVLLEFLLGFHVEVCFVLIVIGALLCFLLKRRQKFTLGKHKQSPKRSVVV, from the exons TTCATTGGAAATGTACATGGGGATGAACCTGTTGGTCGTGAGCTTCTGATACTTCTCGCAAACTGGATATGTGATAACCATGTGAAGGATTCTTTG GCTAGGTTGATCGTGGAAAACATGCACCTTCATATACTTCCGTCAATGAATCCTGATGGGTATGCACTCAAGAGACGTGGTAATGCAAACAATATTGATCTAAATCGTGATTTTCCAGACCAG TTCTTTCCTATGAATAATGATGAGGAGGCATGTCAACCTGAAACAAGAGCAATTATGAGTTGGGTGCGACAAATACATTTCACAGCATCAGCCAGTTTGCATGGG GGTGCACTCGTTGCTAATTATCCATGGGATGGCACTCAAGATAAAAG GAGATATTATTATGGTTGTCCTGATGATGAAGCATTCCAGTTCCTGGCTAGTGTTTATAGTCGCTCACACTATAACATGTCTTTGAGCACGGAATTTCAAGGAGGGATTATCAATGGAGCTTCTTG GTATCCAATATATGGTGGCATGCAGGATtggaattatatatatggtgGCTGCTTTGAGTTGACATTGGAGATTAGTGATGACAAATGGCCTAGTGCTGAAGAG CTTCCTACAATCTGGGAATACAACAAAATGAGCATGCTTAATCTTGTTGCAAGCCTTGTGAAG ACTGGCGTTCGTGGGAGGATCTTTTCATCAGACAGCGGAAGGCCATTGCCTGGCTCAATCACTATCAAGGGAATAAATTATACG GTTAATGCTGGTAGAGCATTTGCTGATTACTACAGACTGCTCACACCTGGCAAGAGATATGAAG TTATGGCCAGTATGCCCGGGTACAAACCGAAGTCCACGTCTATCTGGTTGGAAGAAACAGCTACGGCAGATTTTATTCTTGACCCAGATAGCGCACTCGAGGATAACACACCACGAAGCATTTGTGACTGCAGCTGTGACAGTAAGGCGAAACTTGTCCTGCTGGAGTTTCTTTTGGGGTTCCACGTGgaagtttgttttgttttgattgttattGGAGCATTACTTTGCTTTTTATTAAAGAGGAGACAGAAATTCACACTTGGAAAACACAAACAGTCACCAAAAAGGTCAGTTGTGGTATAG